DNA from Candidatus Eisenbacteria bacterium:
CCGTCGCAATACTCAACGATACCCCAATCTGGTGATTGAATGAGCCTCTGTGTGACTTCCAGGAGTTGGGGAAGCGACAACCCATACATAAAGGACGGCGATGTCCTGACGAATAGCCCGCTGACAGGCCCTCCCAAATACCTCAAATGGATCAGTATATGGGATGCTTTGGCGCTTCGCCGGGGGATTGTCGCAATATCAGGCCGATGTGACAAATGGGCTCCTAGATTGTTTTGCACCGAGAGAGTCCCGTCGATTGGTATGCGTTTTTGGATTTCCTCGAGGGACCGGTAAGCATCATCGACTTTGTAATTATCCCATGAGGCCCACACACCGTGGGGAAGAGGCGAAAATAGAAATGAAAAGAGAATCGTCGCCGTCGACAGATAGATCAATGGCCAAGGACGGCTCTTCTTCATGGCGGTTAACGATCCGCGGGAGGCTTCCAAACAGGCAATGATAATGACAGCTTCGGCGGTGATCCAGTAATAAGTTCCCGTCAGCCTTGTCATCCACACCATGTCCGAAAACAGGCCATAGAAAATGGAAGGGATGAGCAGCAATAACCAGCGGCGTCCCTTCCAGGCGGCAATCGCCCCTGATAGAAGAAAGTAGAGAAGGAGACGAAGGCGGTCTGGACGCGCAATTGTTGGAAGGATTTTCCCTGGAGTCCTTATGATCCAAGAATAGCGATCGTTAGCGCCATTGATATTCGAAGTCCATTCTCCCTTATTCATGACAGGGACAAGCAAACCTAAAACGGCGATGAGATAAAGAAGACTGATAACAATGATGATGATTCCCCGCCGTCGGTTTCCATACATTAGGGTTATAATACCGTACATTGCGGTGATAAGAGGGATATCTTCTTTGCAGAGAAGCGCGAATATCAAGAAGATCCATGCTCTAATATTATTTCCAATCCAGAAACTATAAATGGCCCAAATGATAAATGCCGTTGCGATAGTAATGATATGAAAGTCGTACAGATTGGCGGTATGAACCAACGGACTGCAGAGAAAAGCAAGGGGTGGGACGAGAGACCACCCAATGGGTCCCAGTCGGTGAGATGCGATTTTATAGAGTCCTATACTGCCGAGAGAACAGGCCATACTGGAAAGGATGAGCAGTATCCGGGGATCCGGCCATAAGTGATATAAAAGGGAAAGTGGCAGAAATAACAGATTGGCATGCATGCCGAGACGGCTATGGATTTGGCCATCGAGGTTGTTGGATTGAGGCATGGACCAGTCGCCTTCCGAGGCCGCCCAAATAGCCTGAT
Protein-coding regions in this window:
- a CDS encoding DUF2079 domain-containing protein, which produces MFRFSHRLEHQDIRMFTIVLIAILYAVFLSFFSIRAHLGLQTQMNDLGNADQAIWAASEGDWSMPQSNNLDGQIHSRLGMHANLLFLPLSLLYHLWPDPRILLILSSMACSLGSIGLYKIASHRLGPIGWSLVPPLAFLCSPLVHTANLYDFHIITIATAFIIWAIYSFWIGNNIRAWIFLIFALLCKEDIPLITAMYGIITLMYGNRRRGIIIIVISLLYLIAVLGLLVPVMNKGEWTSNINGANDRYSWIIRTPGKILPTIARPDRLRLLLYFLLSGAIAAWKGRRWLLLLIPSIFYGLFSDMVWMTRLTGTYYWITAEAVIIIACLEASRGSLTAMKKSRPWPLIYLSTATILFSFLFSPLPHGVWASWDNYKVDDAYRSLEEIQKRIPIDGTLSVQNNLGAHLSHRPDIATIPRRSAKASHILIHLRYLGGPVSGLFVRTSPSFMYGLSLPQLLEVTQRLIQSPDWGIVEYCDGFYLFERNAEDRLDETEILDRFRSDSSNMVESYRSQSNNLSPLRPYIVSSLTWKQLFHPEFLK